ACCCTCTCGGTCGACGGCAAGACCCACACCGTGCGCACCTTCGGCGACAGCGTCGAGGACGTGCTGGCCGGTGAGGGCATCAAGCTTTCCAGCCGGGACCAGGTCGTCCCGTCCCTGGACTCGTCGGTCAACGACGGCTCCGAGATCTCGGTCCGGTACAGCCGGCCCCTCGAGGTCAGCGTCGACGGGCGGAAGAAGACCTACTGGACCACCGCGACCAAGGTCGAGACGGCCCTGGACCAGCTCGGCATCCGCCACGGCAAGGCCACTTTGTCGACCAGCCGTGACGCCGCCATCGACCGCGAGGGCATGGCACTGCTGATCACGCTGCCCAAGCAGTTCGTGGTCAAGCTCGGCAAGGCCGACGCCCGTCGCGTCAAGGTGGCCGCCCCGACCGTGGCTGTGCTGCTGAAGCAGCTCGGTGCCGAGAAGGACGAGAACGACATCGTCCGCCCGGCGCTCACGAGCCCGATCAAGGCCGGCGACAAGATCACCCTGATCAAGGTCCGCAGCATCCGGAAGCACGTCGCCCGCGAGCGGGTCGCCCCGCCGGTGGTGAAGAAGTCCGACCCCTCGATGTACGTCGGGCAGAGCGAGACCGTGAAGACGGGCAAGGCCGGCGTGCGCGACGTGACCTACAAGATCGTCTTCCACAACGGCAAGGTCGTGAAGAAGAAGGTCCTGACCCAGCAGGTGCTCAAGGCTCCGACGAAGTCGGTCGTCGCGGTCGGCACGAAGGCCGTCCCGGCCAGCACGGCCAACGGTGGCGCCTGGGACCGGATCGCCCAGTGCGAGTCCGGCGGCAACTGGCACATCAACACCGGCAACGGCTACTACGGCGGCCTGCAGTTCTCGATGAGCACCTGGCGTGCGAACGGCGGCGTCGGTCGCCCCGACCAGGCCAGCCGCGAGGAGCAGATCGCCGTCGCCGAGCGCGTCCGCCAGCGCTCGGGCGGGTATGGCGCCTGGCCCCACTGCGGCAAGCTGGCGTAGCCCTGGCGATGACAGGCAAACGGCCGGTCACGGATAGCCTTCTACCCGTGACCGGCCGACCTGTTTCTCCGCCCACCCTCCTGGGGGCGGCGGAGATCCGGACGCTGGCCGCGGGACTCGACCTGCGCCCGACGAAGCAGAAGGGCCAGAACTTCGTCATCGACGGCAACACGGTCCGCAAGATCGTCGCCGAGTCGGGCATCACGAGCGACGACGTCGTCGTCGAGGTGGGGCCCGGCCTGGGTTCGTTGACCCTCGCGCTGCTCGCCGTCGCGCGGCGCGTCGTCGCGCTGGAGATCGATCCGCTGCTCGCCCACGCGCTGCCTGCCACGATCGCGGCGCACGCACCCGACCAGGTCGGTGCGTTCGAGGTCGTGCTGGCCGATGCGCTGCGCATCGCCGAGATCCCAGGGCCGCCGCCGACCGCGCTGGTCGCGAACCTGCCGTACAACGTCTCCGTCCCGGTCCTGCTGCACCTCCTCGCGCTGCTGCCCTCGCTCGAGCGCGGGCTGGTGATGGTGCAGGCCGAGGTCGCCGACCGGCTCGCTGCCTCGCCGGGCTCGAAGGTCTACGGGGTCCCGTCGGTCAAGGCCGCCTGGTACGCCGACGTACGGCGTGCGGGTGCGATCGGACGCAACGTCTTCTGGCCCGCGCCCAACGTGGACTCCGGCCTGGTGGCCTGGACGCGCCGCGAGCCGCCGGCGACGACCGCCACCCGGGAGCAGGTGTTCGCCGTCGTCGACGCGGCGTTCGCCCACCGCCGCAAGGCCTTGCGGCCGTCGCTGCGCGAGCTGGCCGGTTCCGCCGAGGCGGCCGAGGCGGCGCTCGAGCGCGCAGGCATCGACCCCATGACCCGGGGCGAGCAGCTGCGGATCGACGACTTCGTGCGGATCGCCGAGGGTCTGGACGCGTCCCGAGCGACGGAGGCCCCGTGAGCATCACCGTGCGCGCCCCCGCCAAGGTCAACCTGGTCCTCGGCGTCGGCCCGGTCCGTGAGGACGGCTACCACCCGCTCGACACCGTCTACCAGGCGATCAGCCTGTACGACGACGTCACCGTCTCGAACGCCGGCGCCTGGAGCGTCACGGTGCGGCCGGTCGGGGCCGTCGACTGCTCCGAGGTCCCGCTGGACGAGGACAACATCGCGATCCGCGCGGGCCGGATGCTCACCGAGCACCACGGCATCGACCGCCGCGCTGCGATCGCCATCAGCAAGGGCATCCCGGTGGCCGGCGGGATGGCGGGCGGCAGCGCCGATGCGGCGGCCACACTGGTCGCCCTCGACCGGCTCTGGGACCTGCAGACGACCGACGAGGACCTGCTCGCCATCGCCGCGCGCCTGGGCAGCGACGTCCCGTTCGCGCTGATCGGCGGAACTGCGCACGGCACGGGCCACGGCGAGCTCGTGGAACCGGTCGTCGACAACGGCACCTGGTGGTGGGTCGTCGTCCCGAACGCGGAGGGCCTCTCGACCGCGGTCGTCTACGGCGCGTTCGACGAGGCGGAGGACATCCAGCGCGGCTCCGGCACCGAGGCGATCCGGGCGGCGCTGGAGTCCGGCGACCTCGACGCCTGCGCCGACGCGCTCGCCAACGACCTGCAGGCGGTGGCGCTCGACCTGCGCTCCGACCTGCGCTCGACGCAGGCAGCGCTGGAGGACGCCGGAGCTGTGGCGACGCTGCTCTCCGGCTCCGGGCCGACCTTCCTCGGACTGGTTGCCGACCAGGACGAGGCGCACCGGGTGCGCGAGCAGCTGCTCGAGGGCGGGGTGCCCGGTGTCCTCGTCGCCACCGGTCCGGTCGCCGGGACGCACGTCGTGGACTACGTATGACCTGGAGAGACACATGTCCAACCTGATCAACCTGGAGAAGGTGTCGAAGTCCTTCGGCATCCGGATCCTGCTCGACGAGGTCAGCCTCGGCGTCGGGGTGGGAGAGCGGATCGGCATCGTGGGTCGCAACGGCGACGGCAAGACCACGCTGCTCAACCTGATGACTGGTCGCGAGGAGCCCGACGGTGGTCGGGTCTCGCGCTCGCGCGATCTGCACCTGGGCTACCTCGACCAACGCGACCTGCTCGACGACAACCACACCGTCCGCGAGGTCGTTCTCGGCGGCAAGGCCGACCACGAGTGGGCGGCGGACTCCACGACCCGCGAGGTGGTCGAGGTGCTGCTCGCCGGCATCGGCCTGGACCGCGAGGTGCACGGCCTCTCGGGCGGTGAGCGTCGCCGGTGCTCGTTGGCCAAGCTCCTGCTCGAGCCCGACGACCTGCTGATCCTCGACGAGCCGACCAACCACCTCGACGTCGAGGCGATCGCCTGGCTCGCCGGTCACCTCAAGGGGCGCGCGTCCGCGCTCGTCGTGGTCACCCACGACCGCTGGTTCCTCGACGAGGTCTGCGAGCAGACCTGGGAGGTGCACGACGGTGTCATCGACATCTACGAGGGCGGGTACGCGGCCTTCGTGCTGGCCAAGAACGAGCGGATGCGGCAGGCGGCGGCGAGCGAGCAGCGTCGGCAGAACCTCATGCGCAAGGAGCTCGCCTGGCTGCGCCGCGGCGCCCCCGCCCGTACGTCGAAGCCGAAGTTCCGCATCGACGCCGCCAACGAGCTGATCGCCGACGAGCCGCCGCCGCGCGACCGGTTGCAGCTGGAGCGCTTCGCCACCCAGCGACTCGGGAAGGACGTCATCGACGTCGAGGACGTCGACCTGGTCCGCGGCGAACGCGTGCTGCTCGACCACGCCACCTGGCGGCTCGGACCCGGCGACCGTGTCGGCGTGGTCGGGGTGAACGGCGCGGGCAAGACCTCGCTCCTCAACCTCGTTGCCGGATCGCTCGAGCCGACCAAGGGCAGGGTCAAGCGCGGGCGCACGGTCGCGTTGCAGCACCTGACGCAGAACGTCACGCCCGAGGACCCGTCGGTGCGCGTGCTGAACGCCATCGAGGACGTCCGCCGGGTGACGAGGACGGCCGGCGGGGGCGAGGTCACCGCGACCTCGATGCTCGAGCGTTTCGGCTTCACCGGTGACCGGCTGACCGCGCGTCTGGGGGACCTGTCCGGTGGCGAGCGGCGCCGGTTCCAGCTGCTGAAGCTGCTGCTCTCCGAGCCGAACGTGCTGCTGCTCGACGAGCCGACCAACGACCTGGACATCGAGACGCTCGCCGTCCTCGAGGACTTCCTCGACGGCTGGCCGGGCACCCTGGTCGTCGTCTCGCACGACCGCTACTTCCTCGAGCGCGCGACCGACTCGATCTGGGCGCTCATGGGCGACGGCACCATCGGGATGCTGCCGAAGGGTGTCGACCAGTACCTCGAGATGCGCAAGGCGGCGAGCGGTCCGGCCGCCGATTCTGCCTCCGTCGGCGAACCTGCCTCGGTCGTCGAGCCTGCCGAGACGCCCGGGAAGGCGAAGGCGAAGGTCGGCGGCGCCGAGGAGCGCGCGGCACGCAAGACCATCGCCCGGGTCGAGAACAAGATCGCCAAGCTGCTCGCCCGCGAGGCCGAGCTGAACGCAGCGATCGCGGCGGTCGCCGACGACTACGAGGCGATGGGCAAGCTCGCCGAAGAGCTCACCGCGGCGCAGCAGGAGCGCGACGGACTCGAGCTGGAATGGCTCGAGGCCTCGGCGCTGCTGCAGTGAAATTGCTGCCGAAATGCGCTGACATCGAAGAGCCCGCAGGGTCTAGCCTCGACAGGTGATCTCCCTCGACCAGGTCCTGACCTTCGGACTTGCCGCGTTCGTCATCATCGTCATCCCCGGCCCGAGCGTCGTCTTCGTCGTCGGGCGCGCACTGGCCTACGGTCGCGGTGTCGCGCTGGCCTCGGTCATCGGCAACACGCTCGGCCTGGTGACGATCGTCGTCCTGGTAGCGGCCGGCCTCGGCGTCGTCGTCCAGGAGTCGTTGGTCGTGTTCCTGGTGCTGAAGATCGCCGGAGCGGCGTACCTCGTCTACCTCGGGGTCGAGGCCGTACGCCGGCGCAAGGAGTTCCTCACGGCCGGCGGCCCCGACGACCTGGGGCCGACGATGACCTGGGCGCGGGCGATCCGGCAGGGCTTCGTCGTCGGGGCGTCGAACCCGAAGGGGTACATGATGCTCGCCGCCGTGCTGCCGCAGTTCGTCGATCGGGGCGAGGGTCATCTGCAGCTCCAGATGCTGCTCCTCGGCCTGATCGCCACCACGATCGGCCTGCTCTCCGACAGCCTCTGGGCGCTGATCGCCTCCCAGCTGCGCAGCTGGTTCAACCGGTCGCCGAAGCGCGGCGAGGCGATGGGGACCGTGGGTGGCGTCTCGATGATCGGTCTGGGGCTGGCGCTCGCGGTGACCGGCGAACACTGAATCAGCGCAGCGGCCGCATCAACCGCTTCAGCAGGTCGGCGAGGTCGGTGCGCTCCTCGCCGGACAGCTCGGTGAGCAGGTCGCGCTCGCTGGCGAGCAACGTCTCGAACGCGCCGTCGACCGCGCGCTTGCCGGCAGTGGTCAGGCCGACGAGAACGCCGCGCCGGTCGTTGGGATCGGCGGAGCGCTCGACCAGACCACGTTCGGAGAGCCGGTCGATCCGGTTCGTCATCGTCCCGCTCGTCACCATCGTCTCCTTGAGGAGCTGACCCGGGCTCAGCTGGTACGGCCTGCCGGCGCGTCGGAGTGCGGCCAGCACGTCGAACTCCCACGGCTCGATCGACTGCGCCGTGAACGCCTCGCGCCGGGCCAGGTCGAGCAGGCGGGCGAGCCGGCTGATCCGGCTGAAGATCTCGACGGGGCCCAGGTCGAGGTCGTCGCGCTCGCGGCGCCACGCCTGGACCAGCTCGTCAACCTCGTCGGCTCCCTCGGGGATGGACATGAAGGCATCTTAGTCAGAAAGATTCTTGACATCGAGAGATAGCGCGAGCAAAGTATCTTGATATCAAGAGAGTTTGGAGATCCGCGATGCCGCACAGCTGGGACCCCGACCGCTACCTGACTTTCGCCGACGAGCGGGGTCGCCCGTTCGTGGAGCTGCTGGCTCGCATCGATGCCACGGCACCGAGCACGGTCGTCGACCTGGGTTGCGGGCCCGGGAACATGACCGACCTGCTGGCGCAGCGCTGGCAGGCGGCGAGGGTCGTCGGCATCGACGCGAGCGCCGCGATGATCGCCAGGGCGCGATCGAGGGGATCGGCCGTCGACTACCGGGTCGACGACGTGGCGACGTGGACGGCACCGGAGCCCGTGGACGTCCTCGTCTCCCACGCGACGCTGCAGTGGGTGCCCGACCACCTCGAGCTGCTGCCAGGCCTCGTCGGCCAGGTGACGCCCGGCGGATGGTTCGCCTTCGGTGTCCCCGCGAACTTCGACGAGCCCAGCCACACCCTGCGCGAGGAGCTCGCGGCCGAGGCGCCGTACGCCGAGCAGACCGCGGGAGTCGCCTCGCCGCAAGCGTTCGACGCGGCTACCTACCTGCACGCGCTGACCGGTCTCGGCTGCACGGTGGATGCGTGGGAGACCACCTACCTGCACCAGCTCTCCGGACCAGACCCGGTGTTCACCTGGATCAGCGGGACCAGCGCCCGGCCGACGTTGGCGGCGCTCGATGCCGAGCTGCGTCCGCGCTTCGAGGCAGAGCTGAAGCGGCGGCTGGATGCGGCGTACGAGGCGACGCCGGCAGGCGTGGTTCTGCCGTTCCGGCGGGTGTTCGTGGTGGCCCGGACGCCGCACCCCTAGATCCTGTCGGTGCGAACGGGCACGCTGGCGGCATGATCGATCACTTCGGTATCAACTGCGCAGACATCGACGCCTCCAAGGTCTTCTACGACACCGTGCTGGCCACGCTCGGGCACAAGCGCCTGCTGGAGTACGGAGACTTCATCGGCTACGGGACGGACAAGCCGGACTTCTGGATCGGCCGGTACGACGGCCAGCCCGCCGACAACCGGGAGATGCACCTGGCCTTCTCCGCGCCCGACAAGGAGACCGTGCAGGCGTTCGTCGAGGCGGCGCGCGGTCTCGGGCTCGAGGTGCTGCACGAGCCCCGCCAGTGGCCGGAGTACCACGACCACTACTACGGCGGGTTCGTCCGCGACCCCGACGGCAACAACGTCGAGGCCTGCTGCCACACCGTCGCCTCGGACGCCTGATGCGCATCGTCCTGCTCCCGGGTGCCGGCGGCGCTGCGGCGTACTGGGACAAGGTCGTGCCGCTCCTCGAGACCGAGGGGCACGACGCCGTGGCCGTCGAGCTGCCCGCGGACGACGAGTCCGCCGGACTCCCGACGTACGTCGAGGTCGCACTCGAGTCGTGCGGTGCGGCTGACGACGTGCTCGTCGTCGCGCAGTCGATGGGCGGCTTCACGGCGCCGATGCTCGCCGAGCGTCTGCAGGCAGCGGGCCGCACCGTCGTCGGCATCGTCCTGCTCAACGCGATGGTGCCGCTGCCCGGGGAGACGCCGGGGGAGTGGTGGGATGCGGTCGGCTCGGAGCAGGCGCGGGTCGAGGCTGCGGAGGCCGGCGGATACCCGACCGACTTCGACCTCGACGCCTACTTCCTGCACGACCTGGACGAGGAGACGACCGCCCTGCTGATGGAGGGTGGCAAGGACGAGGTGGAAGCCGCGTTCGTCTCGCCGTGCGCGATCGCGGCGTGGCCGGACGTGCCGACGCGTGTGGTCGCCGGCGGGGAGGACCGGTTCTTCCCGCTCGCGCTCCAGCAGCGGGTCGCCCGTGAGCGGCTCGGTGTCGAGCCGACGGTGGTCCCGGGCGGGCACCTGTGCGCGCTGTCCTTCCCGGCCGAGGTGGCCCGGGCGGTGCTGCTGGCCTGATTCAGTCGGTGATCCGGAGGCCCGGCTTCGACTCCAGGCCGGACAGCCCGTTCCACGCCAGGTTCACCAGATTCGCGGCGACGACCTCCTTGCCGGGCTTGCGTGCGTCCAGCCACCACTGGCCCGTCGTGCCGACCATGCCGACCAGCATCTGGGAGTACATCGGGGCGGTCTTCGCGTCGAACCCGCGACGCTTGAACTCGTCGACCAGGATGAACTCCACCCGGGTGGCGATGTCGCTCATGATCGAGACGTAGGACCCGCTGGCCGATCCGAGCGGACTGTCGCGCACCAGGATCCGGAAGCCTTCGGGGGACTCCTCGATGTAGTCGAGCAACGCGAACGCCGCCTGCTCCAGCAGCAGCCGCGGCGTCCCGGAGGTCAGCGCCTCGCGCACCATGCCGAGCAGCTGCCGCACCTCGCGGTCGACCACCACGGCGTACAGGCCCTCCTTGCCGCCGAAGTGCTCGTAGACGACCGGCTTGGAGACCTCGGCGCGGGCGGCGATCTCCTCGACCGAGACACCGTCGAAACCCTTCTCGGAGAAGACCGTCCGGGCGATCTCGATCAGCTGCTCGCGGCGCTCGGCAGCGGTCATCCGGCTGCGTGCGGGCTTCTTGGGTCGAGGTTCGCGGGGAGGCACCCGGTCATCCTGCCAGCGCTGCGTCGGTGCCGCCGCCTACTTTGGTGCCATGACCGATCTCAAGGGCGAGCTGCACGCGAAGCTGAAGGTCACCCGTCAGGTGCTTCTCGACAAGCTCGACGGTCTGTCCG
The DNA window shown above is from Marmoricola sp. OAE513 and carries:
- a CDS encoding transglycosylase family protein, translated to MRANLTHIVSSRIMNSRAVIIGLVSTITVAVLATTVGYAAASHEVTLSVDGKTHTVRTFGDSVEDVLAGEGIKLSSRDQVVPSLDSSVNDGSEISVRYSRPLEVSVDGRKKTYWTTATKVETALDQLGIRHGKATLSTSRDAAIDREGMALLITLPKQFVVKLGKADARRVKVAAPTVAVLLKQLGAEKDENDIVRPALTSPIKAGDKITLIKVRSIRKHVARERVAPPVVKKSDPSMYVGQSETVKTGKAGVRDVTYKIVFHNGKVVKKKVLTQQVLKAPTKSVVAVGTKAVPASTANGGAWDRIAQCESGGNWHINTGNGYYGGLQFSMSTWRANGGVGRPDQASREEQIAVAERVRQRSGGYGAWPHCGKLA
- the rsmA gene encoding 16S rRNA (adenine(1518)-N(6)/adenine(1519)-N(6))-dimethyltransferase RsmA; the encoded protein is MTGRPVSPPTLLGAAEIRTLAAGLDLRPTKQKGQNFVIDGNTVRKIVAESGITSDDVVVEVGPGLGSLTLALLAVARRVVALEIDPLLAHALPATIAAHAPDQVGAFEVVLADALRIAEIPGPPPTALVANLPYNVSVPVLLHLLALLPSLERGLVMVQAEVADRLAASPGSKVYGVPSVKAAWYADVRRAGAIGRNVFWPAPNVDSGLVAWTRREPPATTATREQVFAVVDAAFAHRRKALRPSLRELAGSAEAAEAALERAGIDPMTRGEQLRIDDFVRIAEGLDASRATEAP
- a CDS encoding 4-(cytidine 5'-diphospho)-2-C-methyl-D-erythritol kinase, which codes for MSITVRAPAKVNLVLGVGPVREDGYHPLDTVYQAISLYDDVTVSNAGAWSVTVRPVGAVDCSEVPLDEDNIAIRAGRMLTEHHGIDRRAAIAISKGIPVAGGMAGGSADAAATLVALDRLWDLQTTDEDLLAIAARLGSDVPFALIGGTAHGTGHGELVEPVVDNGTWWWVVVPNAEGLSTAVVYGAFDEAEDIQRGSGTEAIRAALESGDLDACADALANDLQAVALDLRSDLRSTQAALEDAGAVATLLSGSGPTFLGLVADQDEAHRVREQLLEGGVPGVLVATGPVAGTHVVDYV
- a CDS encoding ABC-F family ATP-binding cassette domain-containing protein encodes the protein MSNLINLEKVSKSFGIRILLDEVSLGVGVGERIGIVGRNGDGKTTLLNLMTGREEPDGGRVSRSRDLHLGYLDQRDLLDDNHTVREVVLGGKADHEWAADSTTREVVEVLLAGIGLDREVHGLSGGERRRCSLAKLLLEPDDLLILDEPTNHLDVEAIAWLAGHLKGRASALVVVTHDRWFLDEVCEQTWEVHDGVIDIYEGGYAAFVLAKNERMRQAAASEQRRQNLMRKELAWLRRGAPARTSKPKFRIDAANELIADEPPPRDRLQLERFATQRLGKDVIDVEDVDLVRGERVLLDHATWRLGPGDRVGVVGVNGAGKTSLLNLVAGSLEPTKGRVKRGRTVALQHLTQNVTPEDPSVRVLNAIEDVRRVTRTAGGGEVTATSMLERFGFTGDRLTARLGDLSGGERRRFQLLKLLLSEPNVLLLDEPTNDLDIETLAVLEDFLDGWPGTLVVVSHDRYFLERATDSIWALMGDGTIGMLPKGVDQYLEMRKAASGPAADSASVGEPASVVEPAETPGKAKAKVGGAEERAARKTIARVENKIAKLLAREAELNAAIAAVADDYEAMGKLAEELTAAQQERDGLELEWLEASALLQ
- a CDS encoding LysE family translocator, producing the protein MISLDQVLTFGLAAFVIIVIPGPSVVFVVGRALAYGRGVALASVIGNTLGLVTIVVLVAAGLGVVVQESLVVFLVLKIAGAAYLVYLGVEAVRRRKEFLTAGGPDDLGPTMTWARAIRQGFVVGASNPKGYMMLAAVLPQFVDRGEGHLQLQMLLLGLIATTIGLLSDSLWALIASQLRSWFNRSPKRGEAMGTVGGVSMIGLGLALAVTGEH
- a CDS encoding MarR family transcriptional regulator, coding for MSIPEGADEVDELVQAWRRERDDLDLGPVEIFSRISRLARLLDLARREAFTAQSIEPWEFDVLAALRRAGRPYQLSPGQLLKETMVTSGTMTNRIDRLSERGLVERSADPNDRRGVLVGLTTAGKRAVDGAFETLLASERDLLTELSGEERTDLADLLKRLMRPLR
- a CDS encoding methyltransferase domain-containing protein — encoded protein: MPHSWDPDRYLTFADERGRPFVELLARIDATAPSTVVDLGCGPGNMTDLLAQRWQAARVVGIDASAAMIARARSRGSAVDYRVDDVATWTAPEPVDVLVSHATLQWVPDHLELLPGLVGQVTPGGWFAFGVPANFDEPSHTLREELAAEAPYAEQTAGVASPQAFDAATYLHALTGLGCTVDAWETTYLHQLSGPDPVFTWISGTSARPTLAALDAELRPRFEAELKRRLDAAYEATPAGVVLPFRRVFVVARTPHP
- a CDS encoding VOC family protein — translated: MIDHFGINCADIDASKVFYDTVLATLGHKRLLEYGDFIGYGTDKPDFWIGRYDGQPADNREMHLAFSAPDKETVQAFVEAARGLGLEVLHEPRQWPEYHDHYYGGFVRDPDGNNVEACCHTVASDA
- a CDS encoding alpha/beta hydrolase, yielding MRIVLLPGAGGAAAYWDKVVPLLETEGHDAVAVELPADDESAGLPTYVEVALESCGAADDVLVVAQSMGGFTAPMLAERLQAAGRTVVGIVLLNAMVPLPGETPGEWWDAVGSEQARVEAAEAGGYPTDFDLDAYFLHDLDEETTALLMEGGKDEVEAAFVSPCAIAAWPDVPTRVVAGGEDRFFPLALQQRVARERLGVEPTVVPGGHLCALSFPAEVARAVLLA
- a CDS encoding TetR/AcrR family transcriptional regulator, producing MPPREPRPKKPARSRMTAAERREQLIEIARTVFSEKGFDGVSVEEIAARAEVSKPVVYEHFGGKEGLYAVVVDREVRQLLGMVREALTSGTPRLLLEQAAFALLDYIEESPEGFRILVRDSPLGSASGSYVSIMSDIATRVEFILVDEFKRRGFDAKTAPMYSQMLVGMVGTTGQWWLDARKPGKEVVAANLVNLAWNGLSGLESKPGLRITD